GTCGAACGCGGAGGCCGAGGCGTTCGTGGGCCCGGACACGCGCGTCATCGACCTGGCTGGCGCCTTCGTGTCGCCCGGATTCAACGACGGTCATGTCCACGTCGAGAGCACCGGGGCGCTGATCGTGGGCGTGAACCTGCTCGAGGTGCACGAACCGGAGGGCTTCCGCGAGGAGATCGCGCGCGCGGCCGAGCGCCTGGCGCCGGGCAGCTGGATCACGCGCGGCGACTGGGGCGCCTACGAGGAGTGGGAGGTGGGATCGACCGGCCGCGAAGGCGAGGACGGCGCTGCGGAGGGCGGCGCTGCGGAGGCCGGCGCTGCGGAGGGCGGCGCTGAGAGTGCCGGCGGGCCGTTCACGCCGCACCGCGACCTCATCGACGACGTGACCGCGAATCACCCCGTCCTCGTGAACCGCTTCGACCGTTTCGTCTACCTCGCGAACAGCCTCGCGCTCGACATGGCGGGCATCACGGACGCCACGCCGTCGCCGCCGGGGGGCATGATCGCAAAGGACGAGGACGGCCGGGTCACGGGCATCCTCACCGGCTCCGCCGTCAACCTCGTCCGGGCCGCCATCACGCCCAAGTCGTTCGAGCAGCGCCTCACCGAGGTCCGCGCCGTGCTCCAGGAGGCCCGCGAGGGTGGCGTCACCACGATCCAGGACATCACCACCTCCGAGCAGTTCCGCGCCTACCAGGAACTGCACGCCCGCGGCGAGCTGACCGCCCGCATCAACATCCGCCCCTCGCTCGACAACGTGACCCACACCGGCGGGCTCGGGATCACCCGCGGCTTCGGCGACGACTGGCTCCGCTTCATCGGCTACAAGGCCTGGGTCGACGGGATCATGGGCGGCTCCAGCGCGATGTTCTACGAGCAGTACGACCACGCGCCCGGCAACTTCGGGATCGTGCGCCAGATCATGCTTCCCGAGGGCGTCGACGGCCTCGCCCTCTCCCTGACCCGCGACCAGAACTACGCCGAGTTCCCGACCGGGAACCTCCAGCGGCTCATGCAGGAGGCGGTGCCCACCGGCCTCCCGCCCCACATCCACGCCATCGGCGACAAGGCGGTGAAGATCCTGCTCGACCTGTTTGAGGCCGTGTTGAGCGAGCACGACAT
This genomic stretch from Candidatus Palauibacter australiensis harbors:
- a CDS encoding amidohydrolase; the protein is MKKWLIAVGALTAACGGSGPDEPADLVLINGDVYTLDEARPAAEAIAVRGERIAVVGSNAEAEAFVGPDTRVIDLAGAFVSPGFNDGHVHVESTGALIVGVNLLEVHEPEGFREEIARAAERLAPGSWITRGDWGAYEEWEVGSTGREGEDGAAEGGAAEAGAAEGGAESAGGPFTPHRDLIDDVTANHPVLVNRFDRFVYLANSLALDMAGITDATPSPPGGMIAKDEDGRVTGILTGSAVNLVRAAITPKSFEQRLTEVRAVLQEAREGGVTTIQDITTSEQFRAYQELHARGELTARINIRPSLDNVTHTGGLGITRGFGDDWLRFIGYKAWVDGIMGGSSAMFYEQYDHAPGNFGIVRQIMLPEGVDGLALSLTRDQNYAEFPTGNLQRLMQEAVPTGLPPHIHAIGDKAVKILLDLFEAVLSEHDMIETDHRWRMIHAQVVEEADFHRFGELNLVAEVNPFHISDDMRWMEERIGGRSRGAYAFRSLKDAGAVLVFGSDSPGTNAARYFLHPRYGLYAAVSRQTLSGEPAEGWFPDQRLTIEEAIEAYTRNPAWASFEEDIKGTLTPGKLADIAVFDVDLIEAGRNDPARLLEAEALYTIVGGRIVHERG